A stretch of the Streptococcus suis genome encodes the following:
- the coaC gene encoding phosphopantothenoylcysteine decarboxylase has protein sequence MANITLAVTGSISAYKAADLTSQLTKLGHKVTVLMSRSAIDFITPLTLQSLSKNLVHTDVMVEEDPSLIKHIDIAKETDLFLVAPASANTIAKLAHGMADNIVTATALALPIGIPKLIAPAMNTNMYLNPATQKNLNTLEEYGFDEVKPREALLACGDFGTGALAEVTDILEKVSNTLDEKK, from the coding sequence ATGGCTAATATAACACTTGCCGTGACAGGCTCTATTTCAGCCTATAAGGCTGCTGATTTGACCAGTCAATTAACAAAACTTGGCCATAAGGTGACCGTGCTCATGAGTCGCTCTGCTATCGACTTCATTACTCCACTTACACTTCAATCCCTTTCCAAAAATCTTGTCCATACTGATGTCATGGTGGAAGAAGATCCCAGTCTCATTAAACACATTGATATTGCAAAAGAAACGGATTTATTCCTAGTTGCGCCTGCTTCAGCCAATACCATTGCAAAATTGGCCCACGGTATGGCTGACAATATAGTTACGGCCACAGCATTGGCTTTGCCAATTGGAATCCCAAAATTGATTGCCCCCGCTATGAATACTAATATGTACCTCAATCCTGCAACTCAGAAGAATTTGAATACCTTAGAAGAGTATGGATTTGACGAGGTCAAGCCACGGGAAGCATTGCTCGCCTGTGGAGATTTTGGAACTGGGGCCTTGGCTGAGGTAACTGATATTTTAGAGAAAGTGAGTAACACCCTTGATGAAAAAAAATAA
- a CDS encoding ECF transporter S component: protein MKKNKSNQIATIAIFFAAMIVINILSSIIFNILPVPIKPTIVHIPVIIASIIYGPRVGACLGALMGLMSMTHNTIILLPTSYLFSPFVENGNVYSIIIAVVPRILIGITPYFIYKWIKNRKGLFIAGAVGSMTNTIFVLGGIFFLFSSVFDGNIQAMLATVLGTNSIAEMIISSVLTAALVPTLQKIQK from the coding sequence ATGAAAAAAAATAAATCGAATCAAATTGCTACAATTGCAATCTTCTTTGCTGCCATGATTGTCATCAATATATTGAGTTCAATTATTTTTAATATATTGCCTGTTCCAATTAAACCCACCATCGTACATATTCCAGTCATTATTGCTTCTATTATATACGGCCCACGGGTTGGGGCTTGCTTAGGGGCTCTCATGGGCTTGATGAGTATGACCCATAATACTATCATCTTACTACCAACCAGCTATCTTTTCTCGCCATTTGTTGAGAATGGTAATGTTTATTCAATCATCATTGCAGTTGTCCCTCGTATATTAATCGGAATTACACCTTATTTCATATACAAATGGATAAAAAATCGCAAAGGGTTGTTCATTGCTGGTGCAGTTGGTTCAATGACCAATACTATTTTTGTACTTGGGGGTATTTTCTTCCTCTTCTCCTCTGTCTTTGATGGAAATATTCAAGCAATGTTAGCAACCGTTTTAGGTACCAATTCAATTGCAGAAATGATCATTTCTTCTGTGTTAACTGCAGCGCTTGTTCCAACTTTACAGAAAATCCAAAAATAA